The Nonlabens spongiae genome contains a region encoding:
- a CDS encoding inorganic phosphate transporter gives MSDIYIIMLIILAGLAITDLVVGVSNDAVNFLNSAIGSKAISFKTIMIIASVGIALGALSSQGMMEVARKGIFNPEQFYFDEVMIIFMAVMITDVLLLDFFNTMGLPTSTTVSIVFELLGAAVCMSIIKINQNDAQSVLNLGEYIASDTALTIILGILLSVLIAFTVGALVQFISRLVLSFNYTKRPAYLAGVFGGLSLTSLFYFIIVKGLKGADLGFVTDYLAATDVYTLIGTAFIFWLIFSFIYVYVLKMDIYKLIIILGTFGLAMAFAGNDLVNFIGVPVGAYQAWEYAEGTGLLASEISMEQLGGKLPANKWLLVAAGLIMVATLWLSSKAQSVVKTSVDLARQDSGTERFQANALSRILVRYSLRAAETIQNITPPKIAAYISKRFEKAPEPKVVPKHVDRPAFDYVRASVNLMVASILISVATSYKLPLSTTYVTFMVAMGTSLADRAWGTESAVYRIAGVLNVIGGWFFTAFSAFVAAAFFAYIIYLGGIYVVIVLVIVAVILLVRSFLVHKRSEVIQKETDQLQKAKSKTIQGIIEESSGNVATVFKRSKKIYKNTLDGLIAQDLNILKLSRKESKKLNTEIEDLKNNLFYFIKNLDDDNLGASKFYIDVLDNLQDIAQSLEYISKASNTHISNNHKRLKFTQIKDVKEIILRIHEIFNDSQKIFEEKDFLELEEIIVEKRELMDLVNAKIDKQVTRTKTDEESPKNTTLYFSLLLETRDLMDGAMEIVEQYYSEYDSRQSE, from the coding sequence ATGTCTGATATCTATATCATCATGCTCATCATTCTTGCAGGTCTTGCAATTACGGATCTAGTGGTGGGTGTGAGTAACGATGCGGTCAACTTTTTAAATAGTGCCATAGGGTCTAAGGCGATCAGTTTTAAGACCATCATGATCATAGCCAGTGTAGGTATTGCACTGGGAGCCTTGAGTTCGCAGGGAATGATGGAAGTGGCTCGTAAAGGCATTTTTAATCCCGAGCAGTTCTACTTTGATGAGGTGATGATCATTTTTATGGCGGTCATGATCACTGACGTTCTGCTGCTGGACTTCTTCAATACCATGGGGCTGCCTACTTCTACCACTGTTTCCATCGTTTTTGAATTGTTAGGGGCAGCGGTGTGTATGTCCATCATTAAGATCAATCAAAATGATGCGCAGAGTGTATTGAATCTGGGTGAGTACATCGCAAGTGACACAGCGCTTACCATCATATTAGGGATTTTACTTTCCGTACTTATTGCGTTTACCGTGGGAGCCTTAGTGCAGTTTATCTCAAGATTAGTACTGTCCTTCAATTACACAAAACGCCCAGCTTACCTTGCTGGAGTCTTTGGCGGGCTGTCGCTTACCAGTTTGTTCTATTTTATCATAGTCAAGGGGTTAAAGGGAGCAGATCTAGGTTTTGTAACCGATTACCTTGCTGCAACTGATGTTTATACGCTGATCGGTACAGCATTTATATTCTGGTTGATATTCAGTTTTATCTATGTCTATGTGCTCAAAATGGACATCTATAAGCTCATAATTATTTTGGGAACCTTCGGTCTGGCGATGGCATTTGCGGGTAATGACTTAGTCAACTTTATTGGGGTGCCGGTAGGAGCTTATCAAGCTTGGGAATATGCTGAAGGTACAGGATTGCTTGCCAGTGAAATTTCCATGGAGCAATTAGGCGGTAAGTTGCCGGCTAACAAGTGGCTGCTGGTCGCCGCTGGACTGATCATGGTAGCAACACTGTGGTTATCGAGTAAAGCGCAGAGCGTCGTTAAAACATCAGTTGATTTGGCGCGTCAGGACAGTGGAACGGAGCGTTTTCAAGCAAATGCTTTGTCGCGTATTCTCGTGCGTTACTCGCTCAGAGCAGCAGAAACCATTCAAAATATTACACCGCCCAAAATAGCTGCTTATATCTCAAAACGTTTTGAAAAAGCACCTGAGCCTAAAGTGGTCCCTAAACACGTGGACCGACCGGCTTTTGATTACGTGAGAGCATCGGTAAACTTGATGGTGGCGAGTATCTTGATTTCAGTGGCGACATCATACAAATTGCCATTATCTACGACCTATGTAACTTTTATGGTAGCGATGGGAACTTCACTTGCAGACCGCGCCTGGGGTACTGAGAGTGCGGTATATCGTATAGCTGGAGTGCTTAATGTCATAGGTGGGTGGTTCTTTACGGCTTTTAGCGCATTTGTTGCTGCGGCCTTTTTTGCCTATATCATTTACTTAGGTGGAATCTATGTGGTAATCGTTCTGGTGATTGTTGCGGTAATTTTATTGGTTAGAAGCTTTTTGGTTCACAAAAGATCTGAAGTGATTCAAAAAGAAACCGACCAACTCCAAAAAGCAAAAAGTAAAACCATTCAAGGAATTATTGAGGAGAGCTCAGGAAATGTGGCTACGGTTTTCAAACGTTCCAAGAAAATTTACAAGAATACCCTAGACGGTCTGATCGCTCAAGATCTCAACATTCTCAAACTGTCGAGAAAGGAGAGCAAGAAGCTTAATACAGAGATTGAAGACCTCAAAAACAACCTATTCTATTTCATCAAAAACCTGGATGATGATAATCTGGGAGCCAGTAAATTTTATATAGATGTACTGGATAACCTTCAAGACATCGCTCAGTCCCTGGAGTACATCTCAAAAGCCAGTAATACCCACATCAGCAACAACCACAAGCGATTGAAGTTTACCCAGATCAAAGATGTGAAAGAGATCATTTTGAGAATTCACGAGATCTTCAATGACTCACAAAAGATCTTTGAAGAGAAAGACTTCTTGGAACTGGAAGAGATCATAGTGGAAAAAAGGGAATTGATGGACTTGGTAAATGCAAAAATTGACAAGCAGGTCACCCGCACAAAAACCGATGAGGAATCGCCTAAAAACACGACGCTTTACTTCAGTCTGTTACTGGAAACACGTGACTTGATGGATGGAGCCATGGAGATTGTGGAGCAGTACTACAGCGAGTACGATAGCCGTCAGTCTGAGTAG
- a CDS encoding TonB-dependent receptor, translating into MTVVRNYLLAPIFLLFTLGLVAQTGTVSGKLIDGDFNDGLAFANVAVKGTNYGTATDFEGKYSIEMAPGTYTVVFTFVGYSTKEVTDVVIKAGEVTDLSVTLTSAADALDDVVISVTRRQNSEKAVLDVQKNATVVLDGLSSETIKEQGASDVAAAVKAVPGVSIQEGKYVYVRGLGDRYTKTILNGMDVPGLDPDKNTIQLDIFPTNTLENLQVIKSATAEYSADFTGGIVNIITKDIPSSEEVSISAGLGYNPDMHFNEDYVTYEGSNTDFLGFDDGTRESPLATGENVPLVQADPVRAAELTSQFNRTMATMREQSFMNTSLGFSYGNKFKFENSDLGFTASLSYKNNTSYYEDFVSGQIIRKSADNSDLEPQTDRTQRGDLGSNDVILNGLVGLTYKSGRSKYRFNAIRIQNGNQRAALLRQANRDESVNNVVRDVLVYTQSSLTNLFLGGDHANEDGSWNTSWKVAPTFSSVDDKDFRETPFRVDGTQPTIEPSETGDPRRLFRELSEINLPARLDFDRKHKLFNNEAKLKFGAGFTYKNREFLVDEYALILQNFPRDAFNGDPNQLLAPENIYNPATDSGVVLRSDFNISNNFESSITIGTAYASEEFQVTERLKSIVGLRFEKFDLFYTGRTQEGDNFDNEKFIDKADLFPSVNLIYDLSESRDFKLRGSYARTTARPSFKEASAAQIVDPILGTTFIGNPDIQPSYINNFDLRLEKYTEGTDFFAISAFYKTFKDPIEITFFEAATDQFTPQNLGDATVLGAEVEVRKTLDFIGLRNFNFQANASLIESEQQIVPQELGFRQRTAREGEDVDDTRELQGQSPYLVNAGFTYETEESGWKSGIFYNVQGRTLEVVASADVPDVYTLPFHSLNFSLSKAWKSDKSEHSINFKVDNLLGDERESEFDFFNASNPTFFFQDPGQTFSLSYGVKF; encoded by the coding sequence ATGACTGTTGTAAGAAATTATTTACTAGCCCCAATTTTTTTATTATTCACTTTGGGCCTGGTGGCGCAAACGGGTACAGTATCAGGTAAATTGATTGATGGTGATTTTAATGATGGACTTGCGTTTGCAAATGTTGCTGTAAAAGGCACTAATTATGGTACTGCCACAGATTTTGAAGGTAAATATTCCATCGAGATGGCACCTGGTACCTATACTGTAGTTTTCACATTTGTAGGATATAGTACTAAAGAGGTAACAGATGTTGTTATCAAGGCTGGTGAGGTTACGGATCTAAGCGTTACTCTTACTAGTGCAGCAGATGCATTAGATGACGTTGTCATAAGTGTCACGAGAAGACAGAATTCAGAGAAGGCCGTCCTTGATGTTCAAAAAAATGCAACAGTCGTATTAGATGGTCTTTCTAGCGAGACTATTAAAGAGCAAGGAGCCTCAGATGTGGCTGCCGCAGTTAAAGCCGTTCCAGGAGTCTCAATTCAGGAAGGGAAATACGTCTATGTGAGAGGACTGGGAGATCGCTACACAAAAACGATTCTGAATGGAATGGATGTTCCAGGTCTTGATCCTGATAAGAACACAATTCAACTGGATATTTTTCCAACTAACACTTTAGAAAATCTCCAAGTAATTAAAAGTGCCACTGCGGAATATAGTGCCGACTTTACTGGTGGTATCGTCAACATAATCACCAAAGATATTCCTAGTTCAGAAGAGGTCTCGATAAGTGCAGGTCTAGGCTATAATCCTGACATGCATTTCAATGAAGACTATGTAACTTATGAAGGCAGTAATACTGATTTTCTTGGTTTTGATGATGGTACAAGAGAATCACCACTTGCCACTGGTGAAAATGTACCTTTAGTACAGGCAGACCCTGTAAGAGCTGCTGAACTTACTTCGCAATTTAACCGCACAATGGCTACGATGCGAGAGCAGAGTTTTATGAACACCAGCCTAGGATTTAGTTATGGAAATAAATTCAAGTTTGAGAATAGCGATCTAGGTTTTACTGCATCTCTTTCCTATAAAAATAACACCTCATATTATGAGGATTTTGTAAGTGGTCAAATTATTAGAAAGTCAGCAGATAATTCTGACTTGGAACCTCAAACAGACAGAACTCAGAGAGGTGATTTAGGATCAAACGATGTTATCTTAAATGGATTGGTAGGGTTAACGTACAAATCGGGACGTTCTAAGTATCGATTCAACGCCATAAGAATTCAGAATGGTAACCAGCGAGCTGCTTTATTACGTCAAGCAAATCGTGATGAATCTGTAAACAATGTTGTACGCGATGTTTTGGTTTATACACAGAGTAGTTTAACGAACTTATTCCTGGGTGGAGATCATGCTAATGAAGATGGTTCATGGAATACTTCTTGGAAAGTAGCTCCGACATTCTCAAGCGTTGATGATAAAGACTTTAGAGAAACACCTTTCAGGGTTGATGGAACACAACCTACCATCGAACCTTCTGAAACAGGTGACCCAAGAAGGCTGTTCCGTGAATTGAGTGAGATTAATTTACCAGCGAGGTTAGATTTTGATAGAAAACACAAACTTTTCAATAATGAAGCAAAGCTGAAGTTTGGAGCTGGATTTACATATAAGAATCGTGAATTCTTAGTTGATGAATATGCTCTTATCCTACAGAATTTTCCTCGTGATGCTTTTAATGGTGATCCTAATCAGCTACTCGCGCCAGAGAACATTTATAACCCAGCTACAGATAGTGGGGTAGTTCTGCGATCTGATTTCAATATCTCCAATAATTTTGAAAGCAGCATAACTATAGGTACCGCTTATGCGAGTGAAGAGTTCCAGGTAACTGAGCGTTTGAAATCGATTGTTGGATTGAGATTTGAAAAATTCGACCTATTCTATACAGGTAGAACACAAGAGGGAGATAATTTTGATAATGAAAAATTCATCGATAAAGCAGATTTGTTTCCGAGTGTGAACTTGATCTACGATTTGAGCGAATCGAGGGATTTCAAGTTAAGAGGTAGTTATGCGCGTACCACAGCACGCCCATCGTTTAAAGAGGCATCTGCAGCTCAGATTGTGGATCCGATTTTGGGAACCACATTCATTGGTAATCCAGATATTCAACCCTCTTATATTAATAACTTTGATTTGAGATTAGAAAAGTACACTGAGGGTACTGATTTTTTTGCTATCAGTGCTTTTTATAAGACGTTCAAAGATCCTATTGAAATCACCTTTTTTGAAGCGGCTACAGACCAGTTTACACCTCAAAACTTAGGTGATGCTACTGTTCTAGGAGCAGAGGTGGAAGTAAGAAAAACCCTGGATTTTATAGGTCTCAGAAATTTTAACTTTCAGGCAAATGCTTCATTAATCGAGTCTGAACAGCAAATTGTGCCTCAAGAGCTAGGCTTCCGTCAGAGAACGGCTCGTGAAGGTGAGGACGTAGATGATACTCGTGAATTACAAGGTCAATCACCTTATCTTGTAAATGCAGGGTTCACCTATGAGACAGAAGAGTCAGGGTGGAAATCTGGAATTTTCTATAATGTTCAGGGTAGAACCCTCGAGGTTGTCGCTAGTGCAGATGTTCCTGATGTTTATACCTTACCGTTTCACAGCTTGAACTTTTCATTAAGTAAGGCTTGGAAATCTGATAAATCAGAACATTCAATCAATTTCAAAGTTGATAACTTATTAGGTGATGAGAGAGAAAGTGAATTTGACTTCTTCAACGCTTCAAACCCTACTTTCTTTTTCCAAGATCCGGGTCAGACCTTCAGCCTCAGTTACGGTGTGAAGTTCTAA
- the dgt gene encoding dGTP triphosphohydrolase, producing MNWEQLLSLKRYGDTEQRQRAQQDELRLGFEVDYDRVIFSSYFRSLQDKTQVIPLSQTGFVHTRLTHSLEVSVVARSLGRMAGQQLLKKYPRLVDLGYKFQDFGAITAAAALAHDIGNPPFGHSGEKAIGSYFSSVRGSSLMSTLSRKQQQDLLTFEGNANGYRLLNLDRPGTPGGLRLSYATLGAFMKYPKESLPVKPTRHISQKKFGYFQAEKDHFEGVARELGLTNTANDVYSFHRHPLAFLVEAADDICYTIIDFEDGINLGWISEDYALEQLINLVRDNMRREIYTQLDSTAERLSYLRSLAINTLIKDCVELFMKNEDAILKGSFDKALMDVSRFKPQVDDILGITIDKVYRSHEVMNKEIGGYKVIQDILHVIVHASLNNLEANATAYDKLILRSCNELHLISDSIYGRLLECCCYVASLTDSKSLKLFEIINGHVPNS from the coding sequence ATGAACTGGGAACAGTTGTTATCCCTGAAGAGATACGGCGATACAGAGCAGCGGCAACGAGCGCAACAAGATGAACTGAGACTGGGTTTTGAAGTGGACTATGATAGGGTGATTTTTTCTTCCTATTTCCGCAGTTTGCAGGACAAGACTCAAGTAATTCCTTTGAGTCAGACCGGATTTGTGCATACCCGGCTCACTCACAGCCTTGAAGTAAGCGTTGTCGCCAGATCTCTGGGCCGCATGGCCGGACAGCAGTTGCTCAAAAAGTATCCACGACTGGTTGATCTGGGCTATAAGTTTCAGGATTTTGGTGCCATAACCGCCGCGGCTGCTCTCGCCCACGACATCGGTAATCCCCCATTTGGTCACAGTGGCGAGAAGGCGATAGGTAGTTATTTCTCCTCGGTTAGAGGGAGCTCTTTAATGAGTACGCTTTCGCGAAAGCAACAACAAGACCTGCTTACTTTTGAAGGAAATGCAAATGGCTATCGCTTATTAAATCTCGATAGACCGGGCACTCCAGGTGGTCTGCGATTATCTTATGCGACGTTGGGAGCTTTTATGAAATACCCAAAGGAATCGCTACCTGTAAAGCCTACCAGACATATTTCACAAAAGAAATTTGGTTATTTCCAGGCCGAGAAAGATCATTTTGAAGGAGTAGCTCGAGAGTTGGGACTTACAAACACTGCTAACGACGTCTACTCTTTCCATCGTCATCCACTTGCATTTCTCGTGGAGGCTGCAGATGATATTTGCTACACGATCATTGATTTTGAAGACGGTATCAATCTGGGTTGGATCAGTGAGGACTATGCGCTGGAGCAACTCATCAATCTCGTGCGTGATAATATGCGCAGAGAAATCTACACCCAGCTCGACTCTACGGCAGAACGTCTTTCCTACCTGCGATCCCTCGCTATCAATACTTTGATTAAAGATTGTGTGGAGCTCTTCATGAAAAATGAAGATGCGATCCTGAAAGGAAGTTTTGATAAAGCTTTGATGGACGTCTCCCGATTCAAACCTCAAGTAGACGATATTCTGGGCATAACGATCGATAAAGTGTATCGCTCTCATGAAGTCATGAATAAGGAAATAGGCGGTTATAAGGTCATTCAAGACATATTACATGTAATAGTACATGCGAGTCTAAATAATTTAGAAGCAAATGCTACTGCTTATGACAAACTGATTTTGAGGTCTTGTAATGAGCTCCATCTTATAAGCGACTCTATCTACGGCAGGCTGCTGGAGTGTTGTTGCTATGTAGCCTCACTCACTGATAGCAAATCACTTAAGTTGTTTGAAATCATAAATGGGCACGTGCCCAACAGCTAA
- a CDS encoding T9SS type A sorting domain-containing protein: protein MKTKHTLLSLTIIGLIAGGVFFYLDTGSQENEVVDMDSKREKHAAFFKTSPYATTVGMSREERKANGLPPNAYNERMWELTMNPELGYPTPYLVEPIDILAPSTNSVPGNAIRPWQERGPNNVGGRTRVLFYDPNDVGASNGDGVDYNRVFAGGVGGGLWVNDDITDAGESWSLIPGVAANLNVQCYAIDPNNPQVMYIGTGEQYTSGAAVGNGLYKTIDGGSTWNAVNLPISGGGTINGGSILFSSGLFYINDIQIWDNNGSSELYVGVGAARYFSPNFNISNPDVILSLQNAGLYKSSDAGSSWNRVETPSLRYSFSGEDFYVIPNDFEIGADNTLYFGTVSAPGTGQGGGRIYSTTDGTNWTLERVIGAASRVEIGASSTNSDLFYVLTEASGSQGDVYKTTDKFSSLPRITEPNDADLSIPATDFTRGQAFYDLVVEVDPADDQIVYAGGIDLFRSTNGGNSWTQISKWSNNANLNTLNVPFIHADIHALTFHPTNTNQAVVGSDGGVSWAQDLAIAQNNPNVINNRNNGYNVTQFYYGSIAQSTNVSGLIGGAQDNGTQAVTLPNAGENGFAAISGGDGGHVEIDSDDNYVILTFQFNNHQRWSYPGYNFRYCINGAGDCGDNSDGDFINVAELDKNTDFFFSNSRLNGSQNAIEACELLSNSSNCNLLTNGLINGSRPTAMKASPFATGGNTTLFVGTETSRLIKVENANTTNPNWTNISGINFLGSVSDIEFGDTEQEIFVTMHNYGVQNIWYTQDGGTTWVGKEGNLPDIPVKSILKNPLLPNEVMIGTEMGIYATGNFDAATPNWVPQINGMTNVKVLDLDLRASDNTILATTHGRGMFTGTFDTLSLDEENLNDRINVYPTLVENGRITVEQDVSQPLQARIFNLSGAKLLESTIGDSSSEIEVSNLKSGYYILHLLGNGVDRSIKFTVR from the coding sequence ATGAAAACCAAACACACGCTTTTATCTTTAACAATCATAGGGCTCATTGCCGGTGGAGTTTTCTTCTACCTCGACACAGGTTCACAAGAAAATGAAGTTGTAGACATGGATTCTAAGAGGGAAAAACACGCTGCATTTTTCAAAACTTCACCTTATGCAACGACTGTAGGAATGAGTCGAGAAGAGCGCAAGGCAAATGGACTCCCACCTAATGCATATAATGAGCGTATGTGGGAACTTACCATGAATCCTGAATTGGGTTATCCTACACCTTATCTAGTGGAGCCTATTGATATCCTTGCTCCTAGTACCAACAGTGTTCCTGGAAATGCTATCAGACCATGGCAAGAGCGAGGTCCTAACAATGTGGGAGGACGAACAAGAGTATTATTTTATGATCCTAATGACGTAGGAGCAAGTAATGGCGACGGTGTGGATTACAACCGTGTTTTTGCTGGGGGTGTAGGCGGTGGACTCTGGGTTAATGATGATATCACGGATGCAGGTGAGTCATGGTCTTTAATTCCTGGAGTTGCGGCAAATCTCAATGTACAGTGTTATGCCATTGATCCCAATAATCCACAAGTTATGTACATAGGAACTGGAGAGCAGTACACATCGGGTGCTGCTGTAGGTAATGGATTGTATAAAACCATAGATGGTGGTTCTACATGGAACGCCGTAAACCTTCCTATCTCAGGAGGAGGCACTATCAACGGTGGTTCAATACTCTTCTCTTCTGGATTATTCTACATTAATGATATTCAAATATGGGATAATAACGGTTCTAGTGAACTATATGTGGGAGTAGGAGCTGCGAGGTATTTCTCACCTAATTTCAACATCTCAAATCCTGATGTCATCTTGAGCCTTCAAAATGCCGGTCTGTATAAAAGTTCTGATGCAGGAAGCAGCTGGAACCGGGTGGAAACACCATCGCTGAGATATAGTTTTTCTGGAGAAGATTTTTACGTGATTCCCAATGATTTTGAGATAGGCGCTGATAACACATTGTATTTTGGTACTGTGAGTGCTCCAGGTACCGGTCAGGGTGGCGGTAGGATCTACAGCACTACAGATGGTACCAACTGGACCCTAGAACGGGTGATAGGTGCTGCTAGCAGAGTTGAAATAGGAGCTTCCTCTACAAACTCAGATCTATTTTACGTTTTAACTGAGGCATCAGGTTCTCAAGGAGATGTTTATAAAACTACAGATAAATTTAGCAGCTTACCTAGAATTACAGAACCTAATGATGCCGACTTAAGCATACCTGCGACTGACTTTACCAGAGGTCAAGCCTTTTATGATCTTGTTGTAGAAGTAGACCCTGCTGACGATCAAATTGTCTATGCTGGAGGAATCGATTTATTCCGTTCTACAAACGGAGGAAATTCTTGGACACAAATTTCAAAATGGTCTAATAATGCTAATTTAAATACGCTCAACGTACCTTTTATCCATGCAGACATTCATGCGCTAACGTTTCATCCCACAAACACTAATCAAGCCGTGGTGGGTAGTGACGGTGGTGTTTCTTGGGCTCAAGATCTAGCAATTGCTCAGAATAATCCTAACGTAATTAACAATAGAAATAATGGGTATAATGTGACTCAATTTTATTACGGTTCTATTGCTCAAAGTACCAATGTTTCAGGATTGATAGGTGGCGCTCAAGACAATGGTACCCAAGCTGTGACTCTTCCAAATGCTGGTGAAAATGGGTTTGCGGCAATATCTGGTGGAGATGGTGGTCACGTTGAGATCGATAGCGACGATAATTATGTCATTCTAACCTTTCAGTTCAATAATCACCAAAGATGGAGCTATCCAGGTTATAATTTCAGGTACTGTATCAATGGAGCCGGTGACTGTGGTGACAACTCAGATGGTGATTTTATCAATGTTGCAGAACTAGATAAAAATACTGATTTCTTCTTCTCTAACTCAAGGTTGAACGGCTCTCAGAATGCAATTGAGGCTTGTGAATTACTTTCTAACAGCTCTAACTGCAATCTACTAACAAACGGTTTAATCAACGGTTCACGACCTACAGCTATGAAGGCTTCTCCATTTGCTACCGGAGGAAACACAACCCTTTTTGTAGGAACTGAAACCTCACGATTGATCAAGGTTGAAAATGCAAATACTACAAATCCTAACTGGACAAATATCTCAGGAATCAATTTCTTAGGTTCAGTTTCAGATATTGAGTTTGGAGATACGGAACAAGAGATTTTTGTCACCATGCATAATTATGGTGTTCAAAACATCTGGTACACGCAAGATGGAGGAACAACTTGGGTAGGCAAAGAAGGAAACCTACCTGATATTCCTGTAAAAAGTATTTTGAAAAATCCACTTTTACCTAACGAAGTAATGATAGGTACAGAAATGGGAATCTATGCTACAGGAAACTTTGATGCGGCAACTCCAAACTGGGTTCCACAAATCAATGGAATGACAAATGTCAAGGTTCTCGATCTAGATTTAAGAGCTTCAGATAATACTATTCTTGCAACCACTCATGGTAGAGGTATGTTTACCGGCACCTTTGATACCTTGAGCCTTGATGAAGAAAATTTAAACGATCGCATCAACGTTTACCCGACTCTGGTTGAAAATGGAAGAATAACTGTAGAGCAAGACGTGAGTCAGCCTCTTCAAGCTCGCATTTTCAATTTGTCTGGGGCGAAGCTTTTGGAATCGACTATTGGAGATTCCAGTTCTGAAATAGAGGTCTCAAATCTCAAGAGCGGTTATTACATTTTACATTTACTGGGGAATGGCGTAGATCGCTCTATAAAATTCACGGTGCGCTAA
- a CDS encoding 1-deoxy-D-xylulose-5-phosphate synthase, with product MAYPLLDRIDTPEDLRRFRESELKDLAPELRRFIIDIISEKEGHLGASLGVVELTIALHYVFQTPRDLLVWDVGHQAYGHKILTGRKNVFHTNRDLGGISGFPKRRESVYDTFGVGHSSTSISAALGMAMATALKNDSRKHIAVIGDASIASGMAFEALNHAGVSNADLLVVLNDNAIGIDPSVGALKQYLTRTKSGNETGQENLFEALNFDYYGPIDGHDLDKLIHELERQKNLKGPRLLHVRTTKGKGLQQAEQDQVKYHAPGRFDKITGELPPKNGDKLPPKYQEVFGETILELAKVNEKIVGITPAMPTGSSLKIMMEAMPDRAFDVGIAEQHAVTLAAGMVTQGLVPFCTIYSTFLQRAYDQVIHDVALQKLPVIFCLDRAGLVGKDGATHHGVFDLAYLNLIPDLIIAAPMDAVELRNLMFTASQGLDLPIAMRYPRGRCNILDWKMPFQQIPIGESRFLSKGSKVALISIGTIGSMVQDLIESEKLSITHLDARFLKPFDVKVLKQIFSSHDHIVTIEDGTEIGGLGDTVLGLASQLSYQGSIHKIGIPDQFIEHGSTADLHKMAGIDRESLLIKIKSLI from the coding sequence ATGGCTTACCCATTGCTGGATCGTATCGATACTCCTGAAGATTTGAGACGCTTTCGCGAAAGCGAACTCAAAGATCTTGCACCTGAACTACGTAGATTCATCATCGATATAATTTCAGAAAAAGAAGGACATCTGGGCGCTAGTTTAGGAGTTGTGGAACTCACGATTGCGTTACATTATGTTTTCCAAACTCCAAGAGATTTGCTAGTTTGGGATGTGGGACATCAAGCTTATGGCCACAAAATCCTCACAGGTAGAAAGAATGTTTTTCATACCAATCGCGACCTGGGTGGGATCAGCGGCTTCCCGAAACGCAGAGAGAGTGTATATGACACCTTTGGAGTAGGACACAGTTCAACTTCTATAAGTGCGGCGCTAGGAATGGCGATGGCGACCGCTCTTAAAAATGATTCTCGCAAACATATTGCAGTTATAGGCGACGCCAGTATTGCGAGTGGGATGGCTTTTGAGGCATTGAATCACGCGGGAGTGAGCAACGCTGATCTACTCGTAGTCCTTAATGACAATGCTATAGGTATCGACCCGAGCGTTGGGGCTTTGAAACAATATTTGACCCGTACAAAATCAGGTAATGAAACCGGTCAAGAGAACCTTTTTGAAGCTCTTAACTTTGACTACTATGGTCCTATTGATGGTCATGATCTTGACAAGCTTATCCACGAACTGGAACGCCAAAAGAACCTGAAAGGACCGCGTTTACTCCATGTAAGAACGACTAAGGGCAAAGGTTTACAACAGGCAGAGCAGGATCAAGTTAAATATCATGCTCCCGGCCGTTTTGACAAGATAACAGGAGAGTTACCTCCAAAAAATGGCGACAAGCTACCGCCTAAGTATCAAGAGGTTTTTGGGGAGACCATCCTAGAGTTGGCTAAGGTTAATGAAAAGATTGTAGGTATTACTCCAGCAATGCCTACAGGAAGTTCTTTGAAAATCATGATGGAGGCAATGCCTGATAGGGCATTTGATGTGGGTATTGCGGAGCAACACGCAGTAACGCTTGCCGCAGGTATGGTTACTCAGGGATTAGTGCCGTTCTGTACCATTTATTCCACTTTTCTACAACGTGCTTATGATCAAGTCATTCACGATGTGGCTTTACAAAAATTACCCGTTATCTTTTGCTTGGATCGAGCTGGGCTGGTAGGAAAAGATGGTGCTACACACCACGGAGTTTTTGACTTGGCTTATCTCAATCTGATTCCAGATTTGATTATTGCTGCACCCATGGATGCAGTTGAGCTACGCAATTTAATGTTTACGGCATCGCAAGGACTTGATTTGCCTATCGCCATGCGCTACCCGAGAGGTCGATGTAATATTTTGGATTGGAAAATGCCTTTTCAGCAGATTCCAATAGGGGAATCTAGATTTTTATCAAAGGGATCAAAGGTCGCCCTAATCTCTATTGGGACAATCGGTTCAATGGTTCAAGATCTCATAGAATCTGAAAAGCTCTCTATAACCCATCTTGATGCTCGATTCCTAAAACCGTTTGATGTAAAGGTTCTCAAACAGATTTTTTCAAGTCACGATCATATAGTAACCATAGAAGATGGTACTGAGATCGGCGGATTGGGAGATACGGTACTTGGTCTTGCTTCTCAATTATCTTATCAAGGATCTATTCATAAAATAGGAATCCCTGATCAATTTATAGAGCATGGCTCTACAGCAGACCTGCACAAAATGGCGGGTATTGATCGAGAATCCTTACTTATAAAAATCAAATCCTTGATCTAA